In one window of Dermochelys coriacea isolate rDerCor1 chromosome 3, rDerCor1.pri.v4, whole genome shotgun sequence DNA:
- the VGLL2 gene encoding transcription cofactor vestigial-like protein 2 isoform X1 — protein MIQKINSQLPLAMSCLDVMYQVYGPPQPYFAAAYSPYHQKLAFYSKMQEAPESASSASTSSGSSSFSSHAPASIKEEDCSPEKERPPEAEYINSRCVLFTYFQGDISSVVDEHFSRALSQPSSYSPSSASAKTSRSTSSWRDGSFPMSQRSFPASFWNSAYQPSSGPASLSSSLGSPLAAAGHSELPFAGADPYSPAALHGHLHQGGPEPWHHPHPHPYLGAQASAYPRPAAMHEVYGAHFDPRYSPLLLPAASVRPHRLPPASAPAPGSPQCELGKSEPASAAWAAPGPFPSPPGDMAQGLGLNVDAGAQETLFAARFSLESSPLFLLWWISPELNC, from the exons ATGATCCAAAAAATCAATTCGCAGCTGCCTTTAGCCATGAGCTGTTTGGATGTTATGTACCAAGTCTATGGTCCTCCCCAGCCTTACTTTGCAGCAGCCTATAGTCCTTATCACCAG AAACTAGCCTTTTACTCGAAAATGCAGGAAGCCCCGGAAAGCGCCAGCAGTGCCAGCACCAGCAGCGGCAGTAGCTCCTTCTCCAGCCATGCCCCTGCCAGCATCAAGGAGGAAGACTGCAGCCCCGAGAAGGAGCGCCCCCCCGAGGCCGAGTACATCAACTCCCGGTGCGTCCTGTTTACCTACTTCCAAGGGGACATCAGTTCCGTGGTAGATGAGCACTTCAGCCGGGCCCTTAGCCAGCCCAGCAGCTACTCGCCCAGCAGTGCCAGCGCCAAGACGTCACGGAGCACCAGCTCTTGGAGGG acGGCTCCTTCCCGATGAGCCAGCGCAGCTTCCCCGCTTCCTTCTGGAACAGCGCGTACCAGCCCTCCTCGGGCCCGGCctccctgagcagcagcctgggcagTCCCCTGGCCGCCGCCGGCCACAGCGAGCTGCCCTTCGCCGGGGCCGACCCCTACTCGCCGGCCGCGCTGCACGGCCACCTGCACCAGGGCGGGCCGGAGCCCTGGCACCACCCGCACCCGCACCCCTACCTGGGCGCGCAGGCCTCCGCCTACCCCCGGCCCGCCGCCATGCACGAGGTCTACGGCGCCCACTTCGACCCCCGCTACAGCCCGCTGCTGCTGCCCGCCGCCTCGGTCCGCCCGCACCGCCTGCCGCCCGCCTCGGCGCCCGCGCCCGGCAGCCCCCAGTGCGAGCTGGGCAAGAGCGAGCCCGCCAGCGCGGCCTGGGCGGCGCCGGGCCCTTTCCCCAGCCCGCCGGGGGACATGGCCCAGGGCCTGGGCCTCAATGTGGACGCAG GTGCTCAGGAGACGCTTTTCGCAGCTCGGTTTTCCCTGGAAAG CTCGCCGTTATTCCTTCTGTGGTGGATCTCTCCTGAGCTGAACTGCTGA
- the VGLL2 gene encoding transcription cofactor vestigial-like protein 2 isoform X3 has translation MIQKINSQLPLAMSCLDVMYQVYGPPQPYFAAAYSPYHQKLAFYSKMQEAPESASSASTSSGSSSFSSHAPASIKEEDCSPEKERPPEAEYINSRCVLFTYFQGDISSVVDEHFSRALSQPSSYSPSSASAKTSRSTSSWRDGSFPMSQRSFPASFWNSAYQPSSGPASLSSSLGSPLAAAGHSELPFAGADPYSPAALHGHLHQGGPEPWHHPHPHPYLGAQASAYPRPAAMHEVYGAHFDPRYSPLLLPAASVRPHRLPPASAPAPGSPQCELGKSEPASAAWAAPGPFPSPPGDMAQGLGLNVDAARRYSFCGGSLLS, from the exons ATGATCCAAAAAATCAATTCGCAGCTGCCTTTAGCCATGAGCTGTTTGGATGTTATGTACCAAGTCTATGGTCCTCCCCAGCCTTACTTTGCAGCAGCCTATAGTCCTTATCACCAG AAACTAGCCTTTTACTCGAAAATGCAGGAAGCCCCGGAAAGCGCCAGCAGTGCCAGCACCAGCAGCGGCAGTAGCTCCTTCTCCAGCCATGCCCCTGCCAGCATCAAGGAGGAAGACTGCAGCCCCGAGAAGGAGCGCCCCCCCGAGGCCGAGTACATCAACTCCCGGTGCGTCCTGTTTACCTACTTCCAAGGGGACATCAGTTCCGTGGTAGATGAGCACTTCAGCCGGGCCCTTAGCCAGCCCAGCAGCTACTCGCCCAGCAGTGCCAGCGCCAAGACGTCACGGAGCACCAGCTCTTGGAGGG acGGCTCCTTCCCGATGAGCCAGCGCAGCTTCCCCGCTTCCTTCTGGAACAGCGCGTACCAGCCCTCCTCGGGCCCGGCctccctgagcagcagcctgggcagTCCCCTGGCCGCCGCCGGCCACAGCGAGCTGCCCTTCGCCGGGGCCGACCCCTACTCGCCGGCCGCGCTGCACGGCCACCTGCACCAGGGCGGGCCGGAGCCCTGGCACCACCCGCACCCGCACCCCTACCTGGGCGCGCAGGCCTCCGCCTACCCCCGGCCCGCCGCCATGCACGAGGTCTACGGCGCCCACTTCGACCCCCGCTACAGCCCGCTGCTGCTGCCCGCCGCCTCGGTCCGCCCGCACCGCCTGCCGCCCGCCTCGGCGCCCGCGCCCGGCAGCCCCCAGTGCGAGCTGGGCAAGAGCGAGCCCGCCAGCGCGGCCTGGGCGGCGCCGGGCCCTTTCCCCAGCCCGCCGGGGGACATGGCCCAGGGCCTGGGCCTCAATGTGGACGCAG CTCGCCGTTATTCCTTCTGTGGTGGATCTCTCCTGAGCTGA
- the VGLL2 gene encoding transcription cofactor vestigial-like protein 2 isoform X2 gives MIQKINSQLPLAMSCLDVMYQVYGPPQPYFAAAYSPYHQKLAFYSKMQEAPESASSASTSSGSSSFSSHAPASIKEEDCSPEKERPPEAEYINSRCVLFTYFQGDISSVVDEHFSRALSQPSSYSPSSASAKTSRSTSSWRDGSFPMSQRSFPASFWNSAYQPSSGPASLSSSLGSPLAAAGHSELPFAGADPYSPAALHGHLHQGGPEPWHHPHPHPYLGAQASAYPRPAAMHEVYGAHFDPRYSPLLLPAASVRPHRLPPASAPAPGSPQCELGKSEPASAAWAAPGPFPSPPGDMAQGLGLNVDAGAQETLFAARFSLER, from the exons ATGATCCAAAAAATCAATTCGCAGCTGCCTTTAGCCATGAGCTGTTTGGATGTTATGTACCAAGTCTATGGTCCTCCCCAGCCTTACTTTGCAGCAGCCTATAGTCCTTATCACCAG AAACTAGCCTTTTACTCGAAAATGCAGGAAGCCCCGGAAAGCGCCAGCAGTGCCAGCACCAGCAGCGGCAGTAGCTCCTTCTCCAGCCATGCCCCTGCCAGCATCAAGGAGGAAGACTGCAGCCCCGAGAAGGAGCGCCCCCCCGAGGCCGAGTACATCAACTCCCGGTGCGTCCTGTTTACCTACTTCCAAGGGGACATCAGTTCCGTGGTAGATGAGCACTTCAGCCGGGCCCTTAGCCAGCCCAGCAGCTACTCGCCCAGCAGTGCCAGCGCCAAGACGTCACGGAGCACCAGCTCTTGGAGGG acGGCTCCTTCCCGATGAGCCAGCGCAGCTTCCCCGCTTCCTTCTGGAACAGCGCGTACCAGCCCTCCTCGGGCCCGGCctccctgagcagcagcctgggcagTCCCCTGGCCGCCGCCGGCCACAGCGAGCTGCCCTTCGCCGGGGCCGACCCCTACTCGCCGGCCGCGCTGCACGGCCACCTGCACCAGGGCGGGCCGGAGCCCTGGCACCACCCGCACCCGCACCCCTACCTGGGCGCGCAGGCCTCCGCCTACCCCCGGCCCGCCGCCATGCACGAGGTCTACGGCGCCCACTTCGACCCCCGCTACAGCCCGCTGCTGCTGCCCGCCGCCTCGGTCCGCCCGCACCGCCTGCCGCCCGCCTCGGCGCCCGCGCCCGGCAGCCCCCAGTGCGAGCTGGGCAAGAGCGAGCCCGCCAGCGCGGCCTGGGCGGCGCCGGGCCCTTTCCCCAGCCCGCCGGGGGACATGGCCCAGGGCCTGGGCCTCAATGTGGACGCAG GTGCTCAGGAGACGCTTTTCGCAGCTCGGTTTTCCCTGGAAAGGTGA